From one Paenibacillus sp. FSL K6-1330 genomic stretch:
- a CDS encoding anti-sigma factor, whose product MSEEFKQRLKDYADGNLSDEEKIEVEREMEKLEEYQAYLDEMMDNTSSISNSAMHKRADDQTGLSPKKEKRIVRRGKWKARISNTLTVISVFLVVSILSSIGTALFYGVGDPSRNDKYRDAIASAISISQPNIDVRLNSQGKVFFMQEMYGDIDKKVGEERVTVGEYTVNFLFGLPSVDMDWNERTSPSRIFYRPNSPLETSSSNQDEDPKEQSKKQNASTSSAKSGDWSRLEKLPEGTVAEAYVSFNRFFSTDELLKQFENRDMEAVWFAVDTGPDDRFGRGDGVISHPVGFPSYPVWHHDDLTVTSYKEEKRGWFGKIVSSGGHYPSIDTYGDGKLRNEHFIKSLRLLQEYDLIADRVAPFVDVDASLAYVEKNGVRLYGAVITGPVKELLTLREVSWVRDLRVGEVRLWNWTE is encoded by the coding sequence ATGAGCGAAGAATTTAAACAGCGGCTGAAGGATTACGCAGATGGCAATTTGAGTGACGAGGAAAAAATCGAAGTAGAGCGGGAAATGGAAAAGCTGGAGGAATACCAGGCTTACCTGGATGAAATGATGGATAACACAAGCTCTATTTCTAATAGCGCTATGCACAAGCGCGCTGACGATCAGACCGGCCTCTCGCCCAAGAAAGAAAAGCGAATCGTGCGCAGGGGCAAATGGAAGGCCCGAATCTCGAATACGCTGACGGTTATTTCTGTGTTTCTAGTTGTATCCATCCTTAGCTCAATTGGTACAGCGTTATTCTACGGTGTCGGCGACCCAAGCCGAAACGATAAATATCGGGATGCCATCGCTTCCGCTATCTCGATATCCCAGCCTAACATCGACGTTCGACTCAACAGTCAGGGCAAAGTCTTCTTCATGCAGGAGATGTATGGGGATATAGACAAGAAAGTAGGGGAAGAACGAGTGACCGTCGGCGAATATACCGTGAACTTCTTGTTCGGGCTGCCGTCCGTCGACATGGACTGGAACGAACGCACTAGTCCATCACGGATTTTCTACCGGCCGAATAGCCCATTGGAGACTTCTTCCTCGAATCAAGACGAAGATCCCAAAGAACAGTCAAAAAAACAGAACGCTAGCACCTCTTCCGCCAAGAGCGGTGATTGGTCCAGGCTTGAAAAACTCCCAGAGGGTACCGTGGCCGAGGCTTATGTATCGTTTAACCGCTTCTTCTCGACCGACGAGTTGCTGAAGCAGTTCGAGAACCGGGATATGGAGGCCGTCTGGTTTGCCGTCGATACCGGGCCGGATGACCGATTCGGCCGCGGAGACGGTGTAATCTCCCATCCTGTCGGCTTTCCTTCTTATCCCGTCTGGCATCATGACGATTTGACAGTGACCTCCTATAAGGAGGAAAAACGCGGTTGGTTTGGCAAAATCGTATCCAGCGGCGGACATTACCCTTCAATAGACACCTATGGGGACGGTAAACTGCGGAATGAACACTTCATCAAATCGCTGCGGCTGCTGCAAGAGTATGACCTGATTGCCGACCGGGTGGCTCCGTTTGTTGACGTAGATGCTTCGTTAGCTTACGTGGAAAAGAACGGCGTTCGTCTCTATGGTGCTGTCATTACCGGCCCCGTTAAGGAGCTGTTGACCCTGCGTGAGGTATCCTGGGTCCGCGACCTGCGGGTCGGAGAAGTGCGGCTGTGGAATTGGACCGAGTGA
- a CDS encoding sigma-70 family RNA polymerase sigma factor produces MVQETFYRAYLYLEDWKEERIKPWLFRVAHNAYVDYQRKASRSIVRDAGFFDQMIDRNTPENILLQQEAQREIGQMLTDVPEKQRQAVILVDFHQFSYQEAADIMGITLSHIKITLFRARQRLREMKRKEGTL; encoded by the coding sequence CTGGTACAGGAAACCTTTTACCGGGCATATCTGTACCTCGAGGATTGGAAGGAAGAACGAATCAAGCCATGGCTATTTCGGGTTGCCCATAACGCTTATGTGGATTATCAGCGGAAGGCCAGCCGCAGCATCGTGAGGGACGCTGGTTTTTTCGATCAGATGATCGACCGCAATACCCCGGAGAACATCCTGCTTCAGCAAGAAGCCCAAAGAGAAATCGGGCAAATGCTGACGGATGTTCCGGAGAAGCAGCGGCAGGCGGTTATCTTGGTGGATTTCCATCAATTCTCCTACCAGGAGGCGGCGGATATTATGGGCATCACCTTATCCCATATCAAAATCACGTTATTTCGGGCCAGGCAACGGCTGCGGGAAATGAAACGAAAGGAAGGGACACTATGA
- a CDS encoding stalk domain-containing protein codes for MKKRFSSIPAFALGAIVGVALTVGTVVGAAVYLKAVPSHSKILVNGSEAKLSESPVVIQNKLYVPVRDFSEALGYQVGSVGADQIGIIPKSSNGEAIPVGPTTPSESEGAPAQERHLVKNLGKLIEVNGELNMQKIYIVIAAGEAKLYSQDEATGNGLLHYLILNGDSSLYDPFVQMDGKAGELDYNLPNFDGQTPLHLAVIHKNDFFIDKLLNQHKVDASIQDASGKTALDYAEKDSKQYKTLTAYIDKNSK; via the coding sequence ATGAAAAAACGTTTCTCTTCTATTCCTGCTTTTGCACTCGGCGCAATCGTCGGCGTGGCACTGACAGTAGGTACGGTTGTTGGCGCTGCCGTTTATCTGAAGGCCGTACCGTCCCATTCCAAGATCCTGGTCAACGGTTCGGAGGCCAAGCTGTCCGAGTCCCCCGTTGTCATTCAGAACAAGCTCTATGTCCCTGTCCGGGACTTCTCGGAAGCGCTTGGATATCAGGTCGGCTCTGTTGGTGCCGATCAGATCGGGATTATTCCCAAATCCTCGAATGGAGAGGCAATCCCGGTTGGCCCGACTACGCCTTCCGAGTCCGAAGGAGCACCTGCTCAAGAACGCCATTTGGTGAAAAACCTTGGCAAGCTGATCGAAGTGAACGGCGAATTGAATATGCAAAAGATTTATATTGTTATCGCTGCCGGTGAAGCGAAGTTGTATTCCCAAGACGAAGCAACCGGCAACGGCCTGCTGCACTATTTGATTCTAAACGGCGATTCCTCCCTCTACGACCCGTTTGTACAGATGGACGGAAAAGCTGGTGAGCTTGATTACAACCTGCCAAATTTCGATGGTCAGACACCGCTTCATCTGGCTGTCATCCACAAGAATGACTTTTTCATCGACAAGCTGCTGAACCAGCACAAAGTGGATGCCTCCATCCAAGACGCGTCCGGAAAAACAGCGCTGGACTATGCCGAAAAAGACAGCAAGCAATACAAAACGCTGACGGCCTATATAGACAAGAATAGCAAGTGA